Proteins encoded by one window of Desulfomicrobium macestii:
- a CDS encoding methylated-DNA--[protein]-cysteine S-methyltransferase — protein sequence MNDFSETFANRWFSVTFVWKDGLLVQTDLNAELKAATPPKSPYGSVLERIVTQYGDLHVDEWPDLPLDSRNLSEFTMKVLDNLRLHAPRGIVTTYGQLAALCGSPRAARAVGGVMTRNPWPLLYPCHRVLAANLGLGGFGPGIELKKTLLTLEKAPLPT from the coding sequence ATGAACGATTTTTCAGAAACCTTTGCAAACCGTTGGTTTTCGGTCACCTTCGTCTGGAAGGACGGGCTTCTGGTCCAGACAGACCTGAACGCCGAACTCAAGGCCGCCACCCCGCCAAAATCACCCTACGGAAGCGTATTGGAGCGAATAGTGACCCAGTACGGAGACCTTCATGTCGACGAATGGCCGGACCTGCCCCTGGACAGCCGAAACTTGAGCGAATTCACCATGAAGGTGCTGGACAACCTGCGCCTGCACGCGCCCAGAGGGATTGTCACGACCTATGGGCAACTGGCCGCACTCTGCGGCTCGCCCCGGGCGGCGCGAGCTGTTGGCGGGGTCATGACCAGAAACCCGTGGCCCCTGCTTTATCCCTGCCATCGGGTGCTGGCGGCCAATCTGGGGCTTGGCGGATTCGGCCCCGGCATCGAACTGAAAAAGACCCTGCTCACTCTGGAAAAGGCTCCTCTTCCGACTTGA
- a CDS encoding phenylacetate--CoA ligase family protein, with the protein MTRKDRTEGIFSRREVLDATERQKYYQIQLKELLSYAYRYSEDVKKRFDRAQFSVEKFRDLIDLKHVPILKKKELIFLQSMGPRLGGLLTKDLGELRRVFLSPGPIFDPEDRGDDYWGWTESFYAAGFRSGDLVQNTFNYHMTPAGLMFEEPLRQLSCAVVPTGPGNTGSQLDIMKKLRVTGYVGTPSYLMHLAQKGEEKGLNLRKDLYLEVAFVTGEKFSEKLRSTLEKKFDLIMRQGYGTADVGCIGYECFHKNGLHIANRAYVEICHPDTGFPLKDGEVGEIVVTAFNKTYPLIRLATGDLSYIDRASCPCGRTSPRLGTIVGRVDTTARIKGMFVYPHQVEQVISSFEEIKRWQIEVTNPGGIDEMTLLIETSGFKREEELLHMFREKIKIRPALKILTPGTLPPQIRFIEDKRNWD; encoded by the coding sequence ATGACCCGCAAGGATCGCACTGAAGGCATTTTCAGCCGACGCGAAGTTCTGGATGCCACGGAACGCCAGAAATACTACCAGATCCAGCTCAAAGAGCTGCTCTCTTATGCGTATAGATATTCCGAAGACGTAAAGAAGCGCTTTGACCGCGCCCAGTTTTCCGTGGAAAAATTCCGCGATCTCATCGACCTCAAACATGTCCCGATCCTCAAGAAAAAGGAACTCATCTTCCTGCAGTCCATGGGCCCGCGCCTGGGCGGCCTTCTGACCAAGGACCTGGGCGAATTGCGCCGCGTCTTCCTGTCCCCCGGCCCGATCTTCGACCCCGAGGACAGAGGGGACGACTACTGGGGCTGGACCGAAAGCTTCTACGCCGCGGGCTTCCGTTCCGGCGACCTGGTCCAGAACACCTTCAACTACCACATGACCCCGGCCGGTCTGATGTTCGAGGAGCCCCTGCGCCAGTTGAGCTGCGCCGTGGTGCCCACGGGCCCCGGCAACACCGGCAGCCAGCTCGACATCATGAAGAAGCTGCGCGTCACCGGCTACGTGGGCACGCCCAGCTACCTCATGCACCTGGCCCAGAAGGGCGAGGAGAAGGGCCTCAACCTGCGCAAGGACCTGTACCTGGAAGTGGCCTTCGTCACCGGCGAAAAATTCTCCGAGAAGCTGCGCTCCACCCTTGAAAAGAAATTCGACCTGATCATGCGCCAGGGCTACGGCACCGCCGACGTGGGCTGCATCGGCTACGAATGCTTCCACAAGAACGGCCTGCACATCGCCAACCGCGCCTACGTGGAGATCTGCCACCCCGACACGGGCTTCCCGCTCAAGGACGGCGAAGTGGGCGAGATCGTGGTCACGGCCTTCAACAAGACCTACCCGCTGATCCGCCTGGCCACCGGCGACCTGTCCTACATCGACCGCGCGTCCTGCCCCTGCGGCCGCACGTCCCCGCGCCTTGGAACCATTGTCGGCCGCGTGGACACCACCGCCCGCATCAAGGGCATGTTCGTGTACCCGCACCAGGTCGAGCAGGTCATCTCCAGCTTCGAGGAAATCAAGAGATGGCAGATCGAAGTCACCAACCCAGGCGGCATCGACGAAATGACACTCTTGATCGAGACCTCGGGCTTCAAGCGGGAAGAGGAGCTGCTGCACATGTTCCGCGAGAAGATCAAGATCCGGCCGGCGCTGAAGATCCTCACCCCCGGCACCCTGCCTCCGCAGATCCGGTTCATCGAGGACAAGCGCAATTGGGATTGA
- a CDS encoding epoxyqueuosine reductase QueH, protein MKILVHICCGPCAITPVRALLEAGMGVTGLYYNPNIHPLQEYLRRREGVVQMAERLDIPVIFKDDEYDPKAYFRAVTYREPNRCLPCYSLRLERTLSIARRGGFDAFTSTLLYSKFQKHEQIRTLGHDLAEGSGVAFHYQDFRSGWSEGIAQSKDWGMYRQQYCGCLYSEFERYSSELGRRV, encoded by the coding sequence ATGAAGATTTTGGTTCACATCTGCTGTGGGCCGTGCGCCATCACACCCGTCCGGGCCTTGCTTGAGGCCGGGATGGGTGTGACAGGCCTATATTACAATCCCAACATTCATCCCCTGCAGGAATACCTGCGTCGCCGGGAAGGCGTGGTCCAGATGGCCGAACGCCTGGATATCCCGGTCATCTTCAAGGATGACGAGTACGACCCCAAGGCCTATTTTCGGGCGGTGACCTATCGTGAGCCGAACCGCTGTCTGCCGTGTTATTCCCTGCGGCTGGAGCGGACCCTGTCCATCGCCCGGCGCGGTGGCTTCGACGCCTTCACCTCCACGCTCCTTTACAGTAAATTCCAGAAGCACGAACAGATTCGGACTTTGGGCCACGATCTGGCCGAGGGTTCGGGAGTGGCGTTTCACTATCAGGATTTTCGTTCAGGCTGGTCGGAGGGCATTGCCCAGTCGAAGGATTGGGGGATGTACCGGCAGCAGTACTGCGGCTGCCTTTACAGCGAATTCGAGCGCTACTCCTCGGAGCTTGGCAGGCGCGTCTAG
- a CDS encoding PilZ domain-containing protein — MSEERRKRSRVSLEFPLTIAFEGKRVRGKVHDLSLKGLSCSTEEWILPGKECDITLELESGLRMHIHGRIIRAGQDGAIDFISMDETSFAHLRNLVRLYAEDADQVDEELRRPAFKSEEEPFPE; from the coding sequence ATGTCAGAAGAGCGACGTAAACGAAGCCGGGTCAGCCTTGAATTTCCGCTGACAATAGCATTTGAGGGCAAAAGAGTCCGGGGGAAGGTTCACGATTTGAGCCTGAAGGGCCTCTCGTGTTCCACGGAAGAGTGGATTCTGCCGGGCAAGGAATGCGATATCACCCTGGAACTTGAGTCTGGATTGCGCATGCACATCCATGGGCGAATCATCCGTGCCGGACAGGACGGGGCCATCGATTTCATCAGTATGGACGAGACGAGCTTCGCGCATCTGCGCAATCTGGTCAGGCTCTACGCCGAAGATGCGGATCAGGTCGACGAGGAGTTGCGTCGCCCTGCGTTCAAGTCGGAAGAGGAGCCTTTTCCAGAGTGA
- a CDS encoding rod shape-determining protein, protein MSRILDKILGFFSNDLAIDLGTANTCVYVKGKGIVLREPSVVAVKRDNRGNNKVLAVGSEAKRMLGRTPGNIVAIRPMKDGVIADFEVTEAMLRHFISKVHNSRRLVRPRIVICVPTGITQVEKRAVRESAQSAGAREVFLIEEPMAAAIGADLPITEPTSNMVVDIGGGTTEVAVISLAGIVYSKSVRIGGDKMDEAILQHVKRKYNMLIGESSAEDIKTTIGSAYPMDPELVMDVKGRDLVSGIPQNITITSEEVRKAISEPVDSIVQAVRIALEQTPPELAADIVDRGIVLTGGGALLKGLDSLLREETSLPITVVDDPLSTVALGSGKVLDNLDVLREVTIE, encoded by the coding sequence ATGTCCAGGATTTTGGATAAGATTTTGGGGTTCTTTTCGAACGATCTGGCGATCGATCTCGGCACCGCCAACACCTGCGTATACGTCAAGGGCAAGGGGATCGTCCTGCGGGAACCGTCCGTGGTCGCCGTCAAGCGCGACAATCGGGGCAACAACAAGGTTTTGGCCGTGGGCAGCGAAGCCAAGCGGATGCTCGGCCGTACCCCCGGCAACATCGTGGCCATCCGTCCCATGAAGGACGGAGTCATCGCCGATTTCGAAGTCACGGAAGCAATGCTTCGCCATTTCATATCCAAGGTGCACAACAGCCGGCGGCTGGTGCGGCCCCGCATAGTCATCTGTGTGCCCACCGGAATCACCCAGGTCGAAAAGCGGGCCGTCCGCGAATCCGCCCAGAGCGCTGGCGCGCGTGAAGTTTTCCTGATCGAGGAGCCCATGGCCGCGGCCATCGGCGCGGATCTGCCCATCACCGAGCCGACCTCGAACATGGTCGTCGACATCGGCGGTGGAACCACCGAAGTGGCGGTCATCTCCCTGGCTGGCATCGTCTATTCCAAATCCGTGCGCATCGGTGGCGACAAGATGGACGAGGCGATTCTTCAGCACGTCAAACGCAAATACAATATGCTCATCGGCGAGAGTTCCGCCGAGGACATCAAGACGACCATCGGTTCCGCGTATCCCATGGACCCGGAATTGGTCATGGACGTCAAGGGCCGCGACCTGGTTTCAGGCATCCCCCAGAACATCACCATCACCTCGGAGGAGGTCCGCAAGGCCATTTCCGAACCCGTCGATTCCATAGTTCAGGCCGTGCGCATCGCTCTGGAGCAGACCCCGCCCGAACTGGCGGCGGACATCGTCGACCGGGGCATCGTGCTGACCGGCGGCGGCGCTCTCCTTAAAGGGCTCGACAGCCTGCTGCGCGAGGAAACCTCCCTGCCCATCACCGTGGTCGATGATCCCCTGTCCACAGTGGCGCTGGGTTCCGGCAAGGTCTTGGACAATCTGGATGTCCTGCGCGAGGTAACCATCGAGTAG
- a CDS encoding TIGR01212 family radical SAM protein (This family includes YhcC from E. coli K-12, an uncharacterized radical SAM protein.), with protein sequence MSPYRFYRLSLYFKQRFGQRIRKIPLDAGSSCPNRDGTLSRSGCAFCNQKGTGTGLAETGMSLREQYFAYRELSRDRDTGTRFLGYLQSFSNTHGPAARLRTLLEELAEVPDLIGLAIGTRPDCLDEEKLDILQNSPFEEIWLDLGLQSAHDATLKRINRGHDAECFATWARKAAERGIKVCAHVITGLPGENLADFEQTILFVNSLPVSGIKIHNLYVCRDTPLESAWRAGKIELLSQEESQTWLVRGLALLRQDVVVHRINSDPEHDELLAPAWANKKTAYLNAVTQFLHDTDTWQGKALGQDRPEWMNPPKKRKQP encoded by the coding sequence ATGTCTCCATACAGATTCTACCGACTGTCTCTCTACTTCAAGCAACGCTTCGGTCAGCGAATCCGCAAAATACCGCTGGACGCCGGCAGTTCGTGCCCAAACCGGGACGGCACCCTTTCCCGGAGCGGTTGCGCTTTCTGCAACCAGAAAGGAACCGGGACGGGCCTTGCCGAAACCGGCATGTCCCTGCGAGAGCAGTACTTCGCGTACCGGGAATTATCCAGGGACCGCGACACAGGCACGCGTTTTCTGGGGTATCTCCAGTCCTTCTCCAACACTCACGGACCCGCCGCGCGACTGCGGACGCTGCTGGAGGAATTGGCGGAAGTCCCGGACCTCATCGGACTGGCCATCGGTACCCGGCCGGATTGTCTCGATGAGGAAAAACTCGACATCCTGCAAAATTCGCCCTTCGAGGAAATCTGGCTGGACCTGGGACTTCAGTCGGCCCATGACGCCACCCTGAAACGCATCAACCGGGGGCATGACGCAGAGTGCTTTGCAACCTGGGCACGAAAAGCCGCGGAGCGGGGGATCAAGGTCTGCGCCCATGTCATCACGGGCTTGCCGGGCGAGAATTTGGCGGACTTCGAACAAACCATTCTCTTTGTCAACAGTCTGCCCGTGTCCGGCATAAAAATACATAATCTGTACGTCTGCCGGGACACACCGCTGGAATCAGCCTGGCGCGCCGGGAAGATCGAACTCCTCTCGCAGGAAGAATCCCAGACCTGGCTCGTGCGCGGACTGGCCCTCCTGCGACAGGATGTGGTCGTCCATCGCATCAACAGCGACCCCGAGCACGACGAACTGCTCGCACCGGCATGGGCCAACAAAAAAACCGCGTATCTGAACGCGGTCACACAGTTCCTGCATGACACGGACACATGGCAAGGCAAGGCTCTGGGACAAGATCGCCCGGAATGGATGAACCCCCCGAAGAAACGGAAACAACCATGA
- a CDS encoding tRNA (adenine-N1)-methyltransferase produces the protein MLEPGQLVMLLNANDKRYFVTAQEGQVMHTNEGLLHLDEVRAAGWGQQVMTHKGYPFTVMRPTLYDLVKSVKRRTQIIYPKEIGYIVMKLGIGPGCRIVEAGCGSGGLTTALAWLVGDTGKVYTYERREEFYTLCRQNLERIGLSHRVEQFHHDIAEGFQPHAADALFLDVREPCDYIHHIPNAVVPGAPVGFLLPTTNQVQDLLKSLQDGPFRQIEVVEIFLRHYKPVPERLRPEDRMVAHTGFLVFARTFAQLDTPETEEPQALPQEDMPQEPLTED, from the coding sequence ATGCTCGAACCGGGACAGCTGGTAATGCTGCTCAACGCAAACGACAAGCGATATTTTGTTACTGCCCAGGAAGGGCAGGTAATGCATACAAATGAAGGACTTCTGCACCTTGACGAAGTCCGCGCCGCAGGCTGGGGACAACAGGTCATGACGCACAAGGGCTATCCCTTCACCGTCATGCGCCCCACCCTCTACGATCTGGTCAAGTCGGTGAAACGCCGCACCCAGATCATTTATCCCAAGGAAATCGGCTACATTGTCATGAAGCTGGGCATCGGGCCCGGTTGCCGCATCGTCGAGGCCGGCTGCGGCTCCGGCGGTCTGACCACGGCTCTGGCCTGGCTGGTCGGCGACACGGGCAAGGTCTACACCTACGAACGCCGTGAAGAATTCTACACGCTCTGCCGCCAGAATCTGGAGCGCATCGGCCTCTCCCACCGCGTGGAGCAGTTTCATCACGACATCGCCGAAGGTTTCCAGCCTCACGCCGCCGACGCCCTCTTTCTGGATGTGCGCGAACCTTGCGATTATATCCATCATATTCCGAACGCGGTTGTGCCCGGCGCGCCTGTCGGTTTCCTGCTGCCGACCACCAATCAGGTCCAGGATCTGCTGAAGTCACTGCAGGACGGCCCCTTCAGGCAGATCGAGGTGGTGGAGATATTCCTGCGCCACTACAAGCCGGTGCCCGAGCGTCTGCGCCCCGAGGACCGCATGGTTGCCCATACCGGCTTCCTGGTTTTCGCCCGCACCTTTGCCCAGCTTGACACGCCTGAAACCGAGGAGCCACAAGCCCTCCCGCAGGAAGACATGCCGCAGGAGCCTTTGACCGAAGATTGA
- a CDS encoding Rne/Rng family ribonuclease, translated as MGEKQKRKMFISVLPGEQVEVAIMEDGVVCEYYVEMLHQSKTKGNIYKGKIHNVDQALQAAFINYGADKNGFLQVDEVHPEYYQGDVPSRGKYPPLQKVLKPGQEVLVQVVKEPTGSKGAFLTTYLSIPGRYFVLTPGREQLGISRKIEDEKERDRLKEVVEELKLDEGLGVIVRTVSESQSKSSLSRDLQFLKRLWKDIRKKGISSESPALIYEEKDLAFRAIRDYLTPDIAECWVDDDETAKQITDFAALIFPRRKTFIKVHSETERTLYERFRIEAQLQKIFSRSVNLPSGGQLVIDHTEALTAIDINSGKIGGEKNFKEMALRTNIEAAQEIPNQLMLRDIGGQIVVDFIEMKDGKHIREVEKVLRQALKVDRARTDIGRISKFGLLEIVRQRLGTSALSGSLEPCPHCSGAGTRRNLEWRSMQALKDIYRELRKDKSSETFTYKTDADLMQYLVNRKREKLMEFEQTFGRKIFVMPTETPNCAFC; from the coding sequence ATGGGCGAGAAGCAGAAACGCAAGATGTTCATCAGCGTGCTGCCTGGTGAACAGGTGGAAGTAGCCATCATGGAAGATGGCGTGGTGTGCGAATATTATGTTGAAATGCTCCATCAGAGCAAGACCAAGGGCAACATCTACAAGGGCAAGATTCACAACGTCGATCAGGCCCTGCAGGCCGCCTTCATCAACTACGGGGCGGACAAGAACGGATTTCTTCAGGTCGACGAGGTCCATCCCGAATACTACCAGGGCGACGTGCCCAGCCGGGGCAAGTATCCGCCCCTGCAGAAGGTCCTGAAGCCAGGCCAGGAAGTGTTGGTGCAGGTGGTCAAGGAACCTACCGGTTCCAAGGGCGCCTTCCTGACGACCTATCTGTCCATCCCCGGACGCTATTTTGTGCTCACCCCCGGGCGCGAACAGCTCGGTATTTCCCGCAAGATCGAAGACGAAAAGGAGCGCGACCGCCTCAAGGAAGTCGTCGAGGAGCTCAAGCTCGACGAGGGCCTGGGCGTCATCGTGCGTACGGTCAGCGAATCCCAGAGCAAGAGCAGCCTGTCCCGTGATCTGCAGTTCCTGAAGCGCCTGTGGAAGGACATCCGCAAGAAGGGCATCTCCTCCGAGTCTCCGGCCCTTATCTATGAGGAAAAGGATCTGGCCTTTCGGGCCATCCGCGACTACCTCACTCCCGACATCGCCGAATGCTGGGTCGATGACGACGAGACCGCCAAGCAGATCACGGATTTCGCAGCCCTTATTTTTCCCCGCCGCAAGACCTTCATAAAGGTTCACTCCGAGACCGAACGGACCCTTTACGAGCGTTTTCGCATCGAGGCGCAGCTGCAGAAGATTTTCAGCCGCAGCGTCAACCTGCCCAGCGGCGGACAGCTGGTCATCGACCACACCGAGGCCCTGACCGCCATCGATATCAACTCCGGAAAGATCGGAGGAGAGAAGAATTTCAAGGAGATGGCCCTGCGGACCAATATCGAGGCCGCGCAGGAAATCCCCAACCAGCTCATGCTGCGCGACATAGGCGGCCAGATCGTGGTCGACTTCATCGAAATGAAGGACGGCAAGCACATCCGCGAGGTGGAGAAGGTGCTGCGCCAGGCTCTCAAGGTCGATCGTGCACGCACGGACATAGGCCGCATCTCCAAATTCGGCCTGCTTGAGATCGTTCGCCAGCGTCTTGGCACCTCGGCCCTTTCCGGAAGCCTGGAGCCCTGCCCGCACTGCTCCGGGGCAGGCACCCGCCGCAATCTGGAATGGCGCTCCATGCAGGCCCTCAAGGACATCTACCGCGAACTGCGCAAGGACAAGAGCTCCGAGACGTTCACCTACAAGACCGACGCGGATCTCATGCAGTACCTTGTCAACCGCAAGCGGGAAAAGCTCATGGAATTCGAGCAGACATTCGGTCGCAAGATCTTCGTCATGCCCACGGAAACGCCCAACTGCGCATTTTGCTAG
- a CDS encoding DEAD/DEAH box helicase, which produces MTDNNDFGDAQNEGSQAENFEGKAFSMADLPQTLQAAATRLNWAELMPVQVQTIPHMLGGQDVMVQSQTGSGKTGAFLLPILDRIDTGLGAPQALVLVPTRELAVQVTRDAEELGREAGIKPLSIYGGVGYKGQIQGLEDGAQLIIGTPGRILDHLLKGNLNLDRLKILVFDEADRMLSMGFYPDMKQLQRYLPRGLQSTMFSATYPGHVKRLAQQFLKDPIFVSLSQSQVHVSDVLHVVYKVPAMQKSRILVKIIEQENPASAIIFCNTKADVHFVSTVLRRFGYDVGEISADLTQAAREEVLEKLRLNKLKFLVATDVAARGIDIHELSHVFQYQPPQDHEAYVHRTGRTGRAGAAGVAISFVSGMEEIELEQIAKKFSIPMIEQPLPADEELEALISQRAVFLLEARLRKADNIQKERMQRFMRTVGELAANEESRALLAMLVDEFYQGTFHAPLEQPSEKLVDMVRPARPQSRPAQPAAPRAPRQPAPQPQLRDEAVQAEQPGDEAVLPAEGVRPEGEKRRRKRSRKKPAGAADAALRDQARPEKSSEAPGVRQTSSEPVAASEPVTASEPVVPSAPVAAPAVAPELTAEPASSAPEARPEKSQAPRTPRPPKPAMQPAPARVEPKDEAPAEDSPAPVAATENVAGDEQPAAAPKKRRRRRPRKPAAAKPEGGNDVAADAGSSSGTPAAAPSVAPAPVAPAQTPRPPRAEPRPRPADAPAEEGASRTREVPRPSRKKPAEAKTEPPRPKKKIFLE; this is translated from the coding sequence ATGACAGACAACAATGATTTTGGTGACGCCCAAAATGAGGGCTCCCAAGCCGAGAATTTCGAAGGCAAGGCATTTTCCATGGCCGACCTGCCGCAGACACTGCAGGCTGCCGCGACCCGTTTGAACTGGGCCGAGCTCATGCCGGTGCAGGTGCAAACCATTCCGCACATGCTTGGCGGACAGGACGTCATGGTCCAGTCCCAGACCGGCAGCGGGAAGACAGGGGCCTTCTTGCTGCCCATTCTGGACCGCATCGACACCGGTCTTGGCGCGCCGCAGGCCCTGGTCCTGGTTCCCACCCGCGAATTGGCCGTGCAGGTCACTCGCGATGCCGAGGAACTGGGCCGGGAAGCGGGCATCAAGCCGCTCTCCATTTACGGCGGCGTGGGCTACAAGGGCCAGATCCAGGGACTGGAAGACGGGGCGCAGCTCATCATAGGCACGCCCGGCCGCATCCTGGATCATCTGCTCAAAGGGAACCTCAATCTGGACCGGTTGAAAATCCTGGTCTTCGACGAGGCCGACCGCATGCTGTCCATGGGTTTTTATCCGGACATGAAACAGCTTCAGCGCTACCTGCCGCGCGGGCTGCAGTCGACCATGTTCTCGGCGACCTATCCCGGGCACGTGAAACGTCTGGCCCAGCAGTTCCTGAAGGATCCGATTTTTGTGTCCCTGAGCCAGTCCCAGGTTCACGTCAGCGACGTCCTGCATGTGGTTTACAAGGTTCCGGCCATGCAGAAGAGCCGCATCCTCGTCAAGATCATCGAGCAGGAGAACCCGGCCTCGGCCATCATCTTCTGCAACACCAAGGCGGACGTGCATTTTGTCTCCACAGTGCTGCGGCGGTTCGGATACGACGTGGGCGAGATCAGCGCCGACCTGACCCAGGCCGCGCGGGAAGAGGTGCTTGAGAAACTGCGCCTGAACAAGCTCAAGTTCCTGGTGGCCACGGATGTTGCCGCACGAGGTATCGACATCCACGAGCTGTCCCATGTCTTTCAGTATCAGCCGCCCCAGGATCACGAGGCCTATGTGCACCGCACCGGTCGCACCGGACGGGCCGGCGCCGCCGGGGTCGCGATATCTTTTGTGTCGGGTATGGAAGAGATTGAGCTTGAGCAGATCGCCAAGAAATTCTCCATCCCGATGATCGAGCAGCCCCTGCCCGCCGACGAGGAGCTTGAAGCGCTCATCTCTCAGCGGGCCGTGTTCCTGCTTGAAGCCCGTCTGCGCAAGGCCGACAATATCCAAAAGGAGCGGATGCAGCGGTTCATGCGCACCGTGGGCGAGCTTGCCGCCAACGAGGAATCCCGCGCACTGTTAGCCATGCTGGTGGATGAATTCTATCAGGGTACATTTCATGCCCCGCTGGAGCAGCCCTCGGAAAAACTGGTCGACATGGTACGTCCCGCCAGGCCCCAATCCCGCCCAGCCCAGCCTGCCGCGCCCAGAGCGCCTAGGCAGCCCGCTCCCCAGCCGCAGTTGCGGGACGAGGCTGTCCAGGCCGAGCAGCCCGGAGATGAAGCCGTTCTGCCGGCCGAGGGCGTTCGGCCAGAAGGCGAGAAGCGCCGACGCAAGCGGTCCCGCAAGAAACCGGCCGGTGCCGCTGATGCCGCCCTGCGCGATCAGGCCCGTCCTGAGAAGTCATCGGAAGCGCCGGGAGTTCGGCAGACTTCATCCGAGCCGGTGGCGGCCTCTGAACCCGTGACGGCCTCCGAGCCGGTGGTGCCCTCCGCGCCTGTCGCGGCTCCTGCGGTTGCTCCCGAGCTGACCGCTGAGCCTGCGTCCTCTGCGCCGGAAGCCCGCCCGGAAAAGAGTCAGGCCCCCCGGACTCCCCGGCCGCCGAAGCCCGCTATGCAGCCTGCGCCCGCTCGGGTGGAACCCAAGGACGAGGCTCCGGCGGAGGACTCCCCGGCGCCTGTCGCGGCCACCGAAAATGTGGCTGGAGACGAGCAGCCGGCGGCCGCACCCAAGAAGCGTCGTCGCCGCCGTCCGCGCAAGCCCGCCGCTGCAAAGCCCGAGGGTGGCAATGATGTCGCGGCTGATGCGGGCTCATCCTCCGGGACTCCCGCCGCTGCGCCAAGCGTTGCGCCGGCTCCGGTAGCTCCCGCGCAGACTCCTCGCCCACCACGAGCGGAACCAAGGCCGAGACCTGCGGATGCTCCGGCCGAAGAAGGCGCCTCGCGGACCAGGGAGGTCCCACGCCCAAGTCGCAAGAAACCGGCCGAGGCCAAGACCGAGCCGCCCAGGCCCAAGAAAAAGATATTCCTGGAATAA
- the hemW gene encoding radical SAM family heme chaperone HemW — protein sequence MLLYVHVPFCVRKCGYCAFHSGPFSREAAKLYVGQVLQEMEGWGRSLGRVRLESVYFGGGTPSLLEPGQIEALLRAADTCFELSSGAEITLEANPDSALRPGFLDSVRSLGVNRLSLGVQSLQDDLLAMLGRPHDSAQARRAVHAARAAGFSNLSLDLIWGLPGQTLDRWMNDLAAVVELAPEHLSCYGLSLEDGTALTRKVEDGALVLPDEETGARMYLDGSEFLESSGYAHYEISSHARPGRESRHNQGYWAGRDYLGLGPAAVSTIGGRRWSNPSAFEEYAEVVAKGEARDEVEVLSALTRRLEMVMLTLRTGAGLDLDKFKATTGTEFPWRHPAVEQLRSSGLVRLRTGHLQLTRKGMLVSNSVIEMVLGVLDRMHADTV from the coding sequence ATGCTGCTTTACGTTCACGTGCCTTTTTGCGTGCGCAAATGCGGTTACTGCGCCTTCCATTCCGGCCCGTTTTCCCGGGAGGCGGCGAAATTATATGTAGGGCAGGTTCTGCAGGAGATGGAGGGCTGGGGGCGGAGTCTGGGCCGGGTTCGACTTGAGTCGGTCTATTTCGGGGGCGGGACGCCATCGCTTCTGGAGCCCGGGCAGATCGAGGCCCTGCTGCGTGCGGCCGATACCTGTTTTGAACTGAGTTCAGGGGCTGAAATCACGCTGGAGGCCAACCCGGATTCAGCGCTTCGGCCCGGATTTCTGGACAGCGTGCGGAGCCTTGGAGTGAACAGGCTCAGTCTCGGGGTGCAGAGCCTGCAGGACGATCTGCTGGCGATGCTCGGACGCCCACACGACAGCGCGCAGGCGCGTCGTGCCGTGCACGCCGCCAGGGCTGCCGGTTTCTCGAACCTGAGCCTTGACCTGATCTGGGGCCTGCCCGGTCAGACTCTGGATCGCTGGATGAACGATCTGGCTGCGGTCGTGGAGTTGGCACCCGAGCATCTCTCCTGTTATGGGCTGAGTCTGGAGGACGGCACGGCTCTGACGCGCAAGGTCGAGGATGGGGCGCTGGTCCTGCCGGACGAAGAGACTGGAGCCCGGATGTATCTTGACGGATCGGAATTTCTGGAATCGAGCGGATACGCTCACTACGAAATTTCAAGCCATGCCCGTCCGGGCCGTGAGAGCCGCCACAACCAAGGCTATTGGGCCGGGCGTGACTATCTGGGGCTTGGCCCTGCGGCGGTTTCCACCATTGGGGGCCGCAGATGGTCGAACCCTTCGGCGTTTGAAGAGTATGCAGAGGTTGTGGCCAAGGGCGAGGCGCGAGACGAGGTGGAGGTTTTGTCGGCGCTGACCCGCCGGCTGGAAATGGTCATGCTGACCCTGCGCACGGGCGCCGGGCTTGACCTGGATAAATTTAAGGCAACGACCGGAACGGAATTTCCGTGGCGCCACCCGGCTGTCGAGCAATTGCGCTCCAGCGGGTTGGTTCGCCTCCGGACCGGTCATCTTCAACTGACACGTAAGGGCATGCTGGTCAGTAATTCCGTCATCGAAATGGTGCTAGGAGTTTTGGATCGCATGCACGCAGACACTGTGTAG